A DNA window from Niabella yanshanensis contains the following coding sequences:
- a CDS encoding LamG domain-containing protein, with translation MLQHITIQLGLIILLLLHTGCQKTTSGNQEDETPVKGARIITFSGHQWEVRSSSGKAAGPGPNFFSDSEDNVWLDNNGRLHLRITMRNGQWYCAGIKLLKSYTYGRYLFELDSRVDTLDKNVVNGLFIYENDDQEVDIEFSKWSVDQNMDAQFVVQPGDKSGNKKKFFLNHADHQSVHWIDWFPDQIAFASFRGLLRDTAKAGNMIQKWAYSGDDLPVDRDESVKLNLWLFKGLPPANRKETEVIVSGFRIIEKK, from the coding sequence TTATTGCTTCATACAGGTTGTCAAAAAACAACTTCCGGAAACCAGGAGGACGAAACACCCGTAAAGGGGGCTAGAATAATAACTTTTTCAGGGCATCAGTGGGAAGTGCGTTCATCGTCAGGAAAAGCAGCAGGCCCGGGCCCAAATTTCTTTTCAGATTCAGAAGATAATGTGTGGTTGGATAATAACGGAAGGTTACACCTTAGAATCACCATGCGTAACGGCCAGTGGTACTGTGCAGGCATAAAGCTGTTAAAGTCTTATACCTATGGCCGATACCTGTTTGAGTTAGATAGCAGGGTAGACACGCTTGACAAAAATGTAGTAAACGGGTTATTTATTTATGAAAATGATGACCAGGAAGTAGATATAGAATTTTCGAAATGGTCTGTAGATCAAAATATGGATGCGCAGTTCGTTGTACAGCCGGGAGATAAAAGTGGCAATAAAAAAAAGTTTTTCCTGAATCATGCCGATCATCAATCTGTTCATTGGATCGATTGGTTTCCCGATCAAATTGCTTTTGCCAGTTTCAGGGGGCTTTTGCGGGATACCGCGAAAGCTGGAAATATGATTCAGAAATGGGCCTATTCCGGAGACGACTTACCTGTAGACAGAGATGAAAGCGTTAAGTTGAATTTGTGGCTTTTTAAGGGGCTTCCCCCTGCCAATCGTAAAGAAACAGAAGTCATCGTCTCAGGGTTCAGGATTATAGAAAAAAAGTAA
- a CDS encoding sugar MFS transporter — MNRPAINKTTPIIFIGVMFFVFGFTTWINAMLIPYFKLACELTHFESYLVTFAFYISYLLMSVPASYLLTKTGFKRGMTIGFWIMAMGAFIFIPAAYGRAYPLFLCGLFFIGIGLTVLQTAANPYVTILGSKDRAAQRIGIMGICNKTAGILAPIILAAAIFKPGDEELFKNIAEMAPANKSALLDKLILRVIQPYACMGAVLFFLGVVVRYSPLPEIESFVEEKSSQATAHKSILAFPHLILGAIAIFLHVGSQVIAVDTIIGYAQSTGIALINAKVFPGFTLFATICGYLLGVILTPRFISQLNIFRVCTIIGLLFSIGILVAEKTVMLLGYQTDLSLYFIIALGFANSMIWAGIWPLALDNLGAKLKLGASILVMGLCGNALLPLAYGYLADLYSLRWGYVVLIPCYLYLIFYSFYGYRIQSWKKTSQALNA; from the coding sequence ATGAATAGGCCGGCAATCAACAAAACAACCCCCATTATTTTTATCGGAGTTATGTTTTTTGTTTTTGGGTTCACAACATGGATCAATGCTATGTTAATTCCATATTTTAAGCTGGCTTGTGAGCTTACTCATTTCGAATCTTACCTGGTCACATTTGCTTTTTATATATCGTATTTACTTATGTCCGTACCCGCTTCTTATTTACTTACAAAAACAGGATTCAAAAGAGGGATGACAATAGGATTCTGGATTATGGCAATGGGCGCTTTTATATTTATACCAGCGGCTTACGGAAGGGCCTATCCTTTATTTCTTTGCGGGTTATTCTTTATTGGTATCGGTCTTACGGTGTTGCAAACAGCTGCTAATCCGTATGTGACTATTTTAGGATCCAAGGATCGTGCTGCGCAACGTATAGGTATAATGGGCATCTGTAATAAAACTGCCGGTATTCTGGCCCCAATTATCCTGGCCGCTGCAATTTTTAAACCCGGTGATGAAGAATTATTTAAAAATATTGCTGAAATGGCCCCGGCTAATAAAAGTGCATTATTGGATAAGCTGATACTTCGTGTGATACAACCTTATGCGTGTATGGGAGCTGTGTTATTTTTCTTGGGCGTAGTGGTTCGTTATTCTCCATTACCTGAAATAGAAAGTTTTGTAGAGGAGAAAAGCAGCCAGGCAACTGCACATAAAAGCATCCTCGCATTTCCACATCTGATATTAGGAGCAATAGCTATTTTTTTGCATGTAGGTTCCCAGGTAATCGCTGTAGATACTATTATCGGTTATGCGCAGTCGACAGGGATCGCTCTTATCAATGCTAAAGTTTTTCCCGGGTTTACACTTTTTGCTACTATTTGCGGCTATCTTTTGGGCGTTATTCTGACACCCAGGTTTATATCCCAGCTAAATATATTCAGAGTTTGTACTATAATCGGCTTGCTTTTTTCCATAGGCATATTGGTGGCAGAAAAAACGGTTATGTTATTGGGTTATCAAACTGATCTTTCTTTATATTTTATAATAGCGCTGGGATTTGCAAACTCCATGATATGGGCGGGCATATGGCCATTGGCTTTAGATAATTTAGGCGCTAAATTGAAACTAGGTGCTTCCATTTTAGTAATGGGACTTTGCGGAAATGCTTTACTACCCTTGGCGTATGGCTACCTGGCTGATTTATATAGTTTGAGATGGGGTTATGTGGTCTTGATTCCCTGTTATTTGTATTTGATCTTTTATTCTTTTTATGGCTACCGGATACAGTCATGGAAAAAGACCAGTCAGGCTCTGAATGCCTGA
- a CDS encoding aspartate kinase — MVKVFKFGGASVNSVERIKNVAAILQQYPNQQLLVVISAMGKTTNALEKVAEAFYQQKKEEALQLFEQVKLQHITTAKYLLVTNYLACEAQLKDFFTEVEWLLHDRPVREYDYYYDQIVCSGELMSTAIVSHYLNEAGIRNEWMDVRDIIRTDDNFRDANIDWAFTQEKVNDLIRPVLDEGSLVLTQGFVGATDENESTTLGREGSDYTAAVFSNMLDAESQTIWKDVESVMNADPKEIADAVSIPELNYTEVIEMAYYGAQVIHPKTIKPLQNKSIPLFVKCFLNKDLPGTHIHNNTVRQLPPIIVIKRNQVMVELKSKDFSFIGEHNTEILYELFEKLFITPTLTQNGAISITYAFDNREEKISQFAAEASQNFDVQVTPGLTLLTIRHYDNASLKQYAEEKQFLVRQQTTQNIRLLYREG; from the coding sequence ATGGTTAAAGTTTTTAAGTTTGGCGGCGCTTCAGTAAACAGTGTGGAACGGATAAAAAATGTTGCAGCTATTTTACAGCAGTACCCCAACCAACAACTGCTGGTAGTGATTTCTGCAATGGGAAAAACCACGAATGCGCTTGAAAAAGTGGCCGAAGCTTTTTACCAGCAAAAAAAAGAAGAAGCCTTGCAACTCTTTGAACAGGTAAAACTGCAACATATAACTACGGCCAAGTACCTTTTAGTAACCAATTACCTGGCTTGCGAAGCACAGCTAAAAGATTTTTTCACGGAAGTAGAATGGCTCTTGCATGACCGGCCGGTTCGTGAATACGACTATTACTACGACCAGATTGTTTGCTCGGGTGAGCTTATGTCTACTGCCATAGTAAGCCATTATTTGAATGAGGCAGGTATCCGCAATGAATGGATGGATGTAAGAGATATTATCCGCACAGATGATAATTTCAGAGATGCCAATATAGATTGGGCTTTTACGCAGGAAAAAGTAAATGACCTGATCCGCCCGGTTTTGGACGAAGGCTCTCTGGTGTTGACGCAGGGATTTGTTGGCGCTACCGACGAAAACGAAAGCACCACGCTGGGACGTGAGGGAAGTGATTATACCGCGGCCGTATTTTCTAACATGCTGGATGCTGAAAGCCAGACGATATGGAAGGATGTGGAAAGTGTAATGAATGCCGATCCGAAAGAAATTGCCGACGCAGTATCGATCCCAGAATTAAACTATACCGAAGTGATTGAAATGGCTTATTACGGCGCCCAGGTTATTCATCCGAAAACGATTAAACCCTTACAAAATAAGAGTATTCCCCTATTTGTAAAGTGTTTTCTGAATAAGGATTTACCAGGCACCCATATTCATAACAATACGGTTAGGCAGCTCCCTCCTATTATTGTTATTAAAAGAAACCAGGTAATGGTAGAGTTGAAATCAAAAGATTTTTCTTTTATTGGCGAGCATAATACCGAGATACTATACGAGCTGTTTGAAAAACTCTTTATCACTCCTACGCTTACACAAAACGGGGCCATCAGCATTACCTATGCTTTTGATAACCGTGAAGAAAAGATCAGCCAGTTTGCTGCTGAAGCGTCTCAGAATTTTGATGTACAGGTCACACCCGGACTTACCCTCTTAACAATAAGACATTACGACAACGCGTCCTTAAAACAATACGCTGAGGAAAAACAGTTCCTGGTTAGGCAGCAAACAACCCAAAATATCCGGTTACTATATAGGGAAGGATAG
- a CDS encoding ABC transporter ATP-binding protein: protein MAKVMISVKDLVKNYGDFNAVKGISFEVFENEIFGLLGPNGAGKSTTLEIIETLRKKTSGSVQVAGYDLDASPNTIKGLIGVQLQASSYYPGLNLLQLIDLFAGLYNQKVDGMELLRSVNLEEKAKAKFKELSGGQKQRFSVATTLINRPKVIFLDEPTTGLDPQARRNLWELIKTIKAQGTTIILTTHYMDEAEYLCDRIAIIDAGKIVALETPDNLIDHLVASGFERPREVKKANLEDVFIQLTGKSLRDA from the coding sequence ATGGCAAAAGTGATGATATCCGTAAAAGACCTGGTTAAAAATTATGGTGATTTTAACGCTGTAAAAGGGATTTCTTTTGAGGTATTTGAAAATGAAATATTTGGTTTATTAGGCCCTAACGGGGCGGGTAAATCTACTACCCTGGAAATTATTGAAACGCTTCGCAAAAAAACAAGCGGTTCGGTGCAGGTGGCGGGATATGATTTAGATGCTAGTCCTAATACGATAAAGGGGCTGATTGGGGTACAATTACAGGCCAGCAGTTACTATCCGGGTCTGAATTTACTGCAACTGATCGATTTGTTTGCCGGTTTGTACAACCAGAAAGTGGACGGCATGGAATTGTTGCGCTCGGTAAACCTGGAAGAAAAGGCCAAAGCTAAGTTCAAAGAATTGAGTGGTGGACAGAAACAACGCTTTTCCGTGGCTACCACGCTTATCAACCGGCCTAAAGTTATCTTCCTGGATGAACCTACTACCGGTTTAGATCCCCAGGCCCGTCGCAATTTGTGGGAGCTGATTAAAACGATTAAGGCACAGGGCACTACCATCATACTAACTACCCATTATATGGATGAAGCAGAGTATTTATGTGACCGGATTGCAATTATAGATGCAGGTAAAATTGTAGCATTGGAAACACCCGACAACCTGATCGATCACTTGGTAGCATCTGGTTTTGAAAGACCAAGGGAAGTGAAAAAAGCCAACCTGGAAGATGTATTTATTCAATTGACAGGTAAAAGTTTAAGAGATGCCTGA
- a CDS encoding FKBP-type peptidyl-prolyl cis-trans isomerase — MDLNLQHKLRSAMNEKIEKQKQEGRDFLEANKSKEGVLELEGGIQYEVLKEGTGIQPELSDSITAHYKGALLSGKEFDSSFKRNQPFTARLTQLIRGWQIAIPLMKEGSHWRLWIPSDLAYGDRGAGGDIPGGATLLFEVELLKVNK; from the coding sequence ATGGATTTGAATTTACAACACAAATTACGTTCCGCTATGAATGAAAAAATAGAAAAACAAAAACAGGAAGGCCGCGATTTTTTAGAGGCCAATAAAAGTAAAGAAGGCGTACTGGAGCTGGAAGGTGGCATCCAGTATGAGGTGCTTAAGGAAGGTACCGGTATTCAGCCTGAATTGTCTGATTCGATAACAGCACATTATAAGGGCGCTTTATTAAGCGGTAAAGAATTTGATAGTTCTTTTAAACGCAATCAGCCTTTTACAGCAAGATTGACTCAATTGATCCGTGGCTGGCAGATAGCTATTCCTCTGATGAAAGAAGGTAGCCATTGGAGATTGTGGATACCTTCTGACCTGGCTTATGGCGACAGGGGCGCCGGTGGAGATATTCCAGGTGGCGCTACCCTATTGTTTGAAGTAGAATTATTAAAAGTTAATAAATAA
- a CDS encoding YfiT family bacillithiol transferase, whose translation MDIENQYPIGHASFVEFSTAAKESALGDIQFLPNALEAAILNLDEAQLQTPYRAGGWTVNQLVHHVADSHMNAYIRFKLGLTESIPTIKPYEEQLWAELKDVASIPINVSITLLFALHQRWYAALKDLDDKSWERTVFHPASQKELSLWYLLQMYAWHGRHHVAQINGLREKMRWGIGVS comes from the coding sequence TTGGACATAGAGAACCAATATCCAATTGGACATGCTTCTTTTGTAGAGTTTTCTACCGCAGCTAAAGAAAGTGCATTGGGCGATATACAGTTTCTGCCCAATGCACTGGAAGCTGCCATCTTAAACCTCGATGAAGCGCAGTTGCAAACACCTTACCGTGCCGGTGGCTGGACGGTTAACCAGCTGGTGCATCATGTGGCCGATAGCCATATGAATGCTTATATACGGTTTAAGTTGGGCTTAACGGAATCGATACCTACGATAAAACCTTATGAGGAACAATTGTGGGCGGAATTAAAGGATGTGGCTTCTATTCCTATCAATGTATCCATTACCTTACTGTTTGCGTTGCATCAGCGTTGGTATGCTGCTTTAAAGGACCTTGATGATAAAAGCTGGGAACGAACCGTTTTTCACCCTGCATCGCAGAAGGAATTGTCCTTATGGTATTTGCTGCAAATGTATGCCTGGCATGGAAGGCACCATGTAGCACAGATAAACGGCCTGAGGGAGAAGATGAGGTGGGGGATTGGAGTTAGTTAA
- a CDS encoding NUDIX hydrolase, translating to MELKWEILKSEQLFNDLWFKVRKDTCKTPQGKIVDPYYVYEFPTWVTCFALTEDNKVVMELQYRHAIGETCWEIPGGCVDDTDDDLEFAIKRELLEETGYEFQNFEYLGKTCANPSTNNNWMHMFLAKGGKKTTDQHLDENEEIHVELMDLEVFKEKFRNNEFIQSMHVTCMLYALMKLGELKL from the coding sequence ATGGAGCTGAAATGGGAGATATTAAAATCGGAGCAGTTATTTAACGATCTCTGGTTTAAGGTAAGAAAGGACACCTGCAAAACACCGCAGGGTAAAATAGTAGATCCTTATTATGTATATGAATTCCCGACCTGGGTTACCTGTTTTGCTTTAACAGAAGATAATAAGGTGGTAATGGAGTTACAGTATCGGCATGCGATAGGCGAAACCTGCTGGGAAATTCCAGGTGGTTGTGTAGATGATACAGATGATGACCTGGAGTTTGCCATAAAAAGAGAATTGCTTGAAGAAACCGGGTACGAATTTCAAAACTTTGAATACCTGGGAAAAACATGCGCCAATCCTTCCACCAATAATAACTGGATGCACATGTTCCTGGCGAAAGGTGGAAAGAAAACAACTGATCAGCACCTGGATGAAAACGAAGAAATTCATGTAGAGCTGATGGACCTGGAAGTGTTCAAAGAAAAATTCAGGAATAACGAATTCATACAATCGATGCATGTTACCTGTATGTTGTATGCGTTGATGAAATTGGGTGAGTTGAAATTATAG
- a CDS encoding DNA-3-methyladenine glycosylase family protein: MKALIKEQGVYSIEQKKNVCLQLCASIMSQQLSTKVATVIYNRFLQLFRSKSPKPADILQVPHETLRSIGLSNAKAIYVKNVCHFFLENKLTDARLYKMSNDEIVSLLTRIKGVGQWTVEMLLMFTLARPDVFSTGDLGLQKAIIKLYHIEYANQKELFEKMNDIANSWSPYRTYACRYLWRALDAPLIPV; encoded by the coding sequence ATGAAAGCCCTCATCAAAGAGCAGGGTGTTTATAGCATTGAGCAGAAAAAGAATGTTTGTCTGCAGCTCTGTGCTTCTATTATGAGCCAGCAGTTGAGCACCAAAGTTGCTACGGTCATTTATAATCGTTTCTTACAGCTGTTTAGATCGAAATCACCTAAGCCTGCTGATATTTTACAGGTACCTCATGAAACCTTAAGAAGTATCGGTCTTTCGAATGCCAAAGCTATCTATGTTAAAAATGTTTGCCATTTCTTTCTTGAAAACAAGCTGACGGACGCCAGGCTTTATAAAATGAGCAATGATGAAATTGTATCGTTGCTGACCCGGATCAAAGGAGTGGGGCAGTGGACAGTAGAAATGTTGCTGATGTTTACGCTTGCCAGACCCGATGTATTTTCTACCGGAGACCTGGGTTTGCAGAAAGCTATCATCAAACTCTACCATATAGAATATGCTAATCAAAAAGAACTTTTTGAAAAAATGAATGACATTGCCAATAGCTGGTCTCCTTACAGAACCTATGCCTGCCGCTACTTATGGCGGGCCTTAGACGCACCCCTTATTCCTGTATAA
- a CDS encoding BspA family leucine-rich repeat surface protein, with the protein MARLVLLAHFMLLCCGLFAQHEFITEWKVSAPPYDITFPGIGINYKIEWEQKGAAGVAGVINHAGNGQLISFPGAGTYTVKVTPGVGSFRGVNSGEYPASVALLEKVTQWGTIQWSSLHFAFAGCNALDVTATDIPDLSGVKALHFMFYGCSKLVGNAHFDRWITTGVTDMSHMFSGARLFNQPIDWDMATVTDISGMFAEASLFNQPIGNWETGSVTDMQFTFTEADSFNQPIGNWKTDNVLDMSNMFRGTNSFNQPIGDWNTGKVRDMSNMFAFTSAFNQPIGGWDTRSVTNMSSMFSYASSFNQPIGSWQTNNVTNMSSVLNYASAFNHPISNWNLSGLSSNITLTGSGMDCTAYSATLEGWATSAATPDNMALAAVGMVYNASATATRQQLVNKGWSINGDTYDPDCVGNALPVHFGAVKATIRGNRIFVGWESLQEVNNDYFEVQASADGQVFHKLGDLGTQAPEGNSDSLLSYSFEAGLNGAGAAIGVTALLVILGMAGHQRKKQLLLLMTAVLLLAIISCAKQDIDRSVDREIFIRIKQVDKDGNFQYSKTVKAVRE; encoded by the coding sequence ATGGCACGTCTGGTTTTATTAGCACACTTCATGTTACTCTGCTGCGGCTTATTTGCGCAGCATGAATTTATTACTGAATGGAAAGTATCTGCTCCTCCCTATGATATCACTTTTCCAGGTATCGGTATCAACTACAAAATAGAATGGGAACAAAAGGGAGCCGCTGGAGTGGCCGGCGTTATTAATCATGCCGGAAACGGCCAGTTGATTAGCTTCCCGGGAGCAGGTACTTACACAGTAAAAGTGACACCAGGTGTGGGAAGTTTTAGAGGCGTTAATAGCGGGGAGTATCCGGCCAGCGTGGCATTGCTGGAAAAGGTTACGCAGTGGGGGACCATCCAGTGGAGCTCCCTTCATTTTGCTTTTGCTGGTTGCAATGCTCTTGACGTAACGGCCACTGATATCCCTGACCTCTCGGGAGTGAAAGCATTACATTTCATGTTTTACGGCTGCTCCAAACTGGTAGGCAACGCTCATTTTGACCGCTGGATAACAACCGGTGTAACAGATATGAGTCACATGTTTTCAGGAGCGAGGTTATTTAACCAGCCTATAGACTGGGATATGGCTACGGTTACTGATATATCCGGCATGTTTGCGGAAGCATCGTTGTTTAATCAGCCCATTGGAAATTGGGAAACCGGTTCCGTTACTGACATGCAGTTTACCTTTACTGAAGCTGATTCCTTTAATCAGCCCATCGGAAACTGGAAAACAGATAACGTACTTGACATGAGTAATATGTTCAGGGGGACGAATTCTTTTAATCAACCTATCGGAGACTGGAACACCGGGAAGGTCAGAGACATGAGTAATATGTTTGCCTTTACCTCTGCTTTTAATCAACCGATAGGTGGCTGGGATACACGCAGTGTTACCAATATGTCATCTATGTTTTCTTATGCCAGTTCATTCAATCAACCCATAGGTAGTTGGCAAACCAATAATGTAACCAACATGTCGTCTGTATTGAACTATGCATCTGCCTTTAACCATCCCATCAGTAACTGGAATTTATCAGGTCTCTCTTCCAATATAACGCTTACTGGTTCCGGGATGGATTGTACTGCTTACAGTGCTACTTTGGAAGGGTGGGCAACTTCTGCGGCAACCCCGGATAATATGGCGCTGGCCGCGGTAGGGATGGTATATAACGCTTCAGCAACAGCCACGCGCCAACAACTGGTAAATAAAGGCTGGAGCATTAATGGCGACACCTATGACCCTGATTGTGTAGGCAATGCACTGCCCGTTCATTTCGGCGCTGTAAAAGCGACAATTCGGGGCAATCGTATTTTTGTCGGTTGGGAGTCCCTGCAGGAGGTAAATAACGATTATTTTGAAGTTCAGGCCTCCGCAGATGGACAGGTTTTTCATAAATTGGGTGACTTGGGTACGCAGGCTCCTGAAGGCAACAGTGATAGCTTGCTTTCGTACAGCTTTGAAGCAGGTCTTAACGGTGCCGGAGCTGCTATCGGGGTCACTGCCTTGCTGGTTATTTTGGGCATGGCGGGCCATCAGAGGAAAAAACAATTACTATTATTGATGACAGCTGTACTATTACTGGCTATCATTTCCTGTGCCAAGCAGGATATTGACCGGAGCGTTGATCGTGAAATATTCATACGCATCAAACAGGTAGATAAAGACGGGAACTTCCAATATTCAAAAACTGTAAAGGCTGTAAGAGAATAA
- a CDS encoding alpha-L-fucosidase, with the protein MKNILTSLIVLATLTATAQQQGIHPSSTQYEWPTDPQVKQKLDQWQDQKFGMIIHWGLYAVPGIIESWSLCSEDWITRDSNSYYGDYKKWYWGLQKDFNPVNFNPDEWAKAAKTAGMKYLVFTTKHHDGFCMFDTKETDFKITNGPFKNHPKANVAKYVFDAFRKEGMMIGAYFSKPDWHSENYWWPVYETANRNNNYDIRKFPWRWEKFKQYTYNQISELMTGYGCMDILWLDGGWVRPKETVNAEVLSWGAPIPEWSQDIDILKIAAMARKKQPGLLVIDRTVHGPYENYQTPEQRIPDHKIDNPWESCMTLGGAWGYVPNESFKSAPKVIASLIEIVAKGGSLLLGVGPGADGSLQQPIIDRLTEIGKWMDANGEAIYNTRSTAIFQDGNVFFTRSKDSKKMYALMPVADGAATPSIIEWSGNIPAKGSTVTLLETRQRLKWSLVNGKVKVVLPSKLKTAAVAIAFTTS; encoded by the coding sequence ATGAAAAATATTCTTACTTCATTAATTGTTTTAGCCACCTTAACGGCAACCGCCCAGCAGCAAGGCATCCACCCCTCCTCTACCCAATACGAATGGCCCACCGATCCGCAGGTAAAACAAAAGCTGGATCAATGGCAGGATCAAAAATTTGGTATGATCATTCATTGGGGCCTGTATGCAGTACCGGGCATTATTGAATCATGGTCCTTATGCTCGGAAGATTGGATTACCCGCGACAGCAACTCTTATTATGGTGACTATAAAAAATGGTACTGGGGTTTGCAAAAGGATTTTAACCCGGTAAATTTCAATCCTGATGAATGGGCGAAAGCTGCTAAAACGGCCGGTATGAAATACCTGGTATTTACAACCAAGCACCATGATGGCTTTTGCATGTTCGATACCAAAGAAACGGATTTCAAAATTACCAACGGGCCTTTTAAGAACCACCCTAAAGCCAATGTGGCCAAATATGTCTTTGATGCTTTCAGAAAAGAAGGCATGATGATCGGCGCTTATTTTTCAAAGCCCGACTGGCATAGCGAAAATTACTGGTGGCCGGTATACGAAACGGCCAATCGTAACAACAACTATGACATCCGGAAATTTCCCTGGAGATGGGAAAAATTTAAACAATACACTTATAACCAGATCAGCGAGCTGATGACCGGCTATGGCTGCATGGATATTCTTTGGCTGGATGGCGGCTGGGTACGTCCCAAAGAAACCGTAAATGCTGAAGTATTAAGCTGGGGTGCGCCCATACCCGAATGGAGCCAGGATATAGACATCCTGAAAATAGCAGCCATGGCCCGTAAAAAACAGCCCGGCTTGCTGGTGATAGACCGTACCGTTCATGGACCGTATGAAAACTACCAGACACCTGAACAGCGTATACCCGATCATAAGATCGACAACCCATGGGAAAGCTGTATGACATTAGGCGGCGCCTGGGGTTATGTACCTAACGAAAGTTTTAAATCGGCTCCTAAAGTTATTGCCAGTCTTATTGAAATCGTGGCCAAAGGAGGAAGCTTGTTGTTGGGCGTAGGACCTGGTGCTGACGGCAGCTTACAACAACCTATCATAGATCGGCTGACCGAAATAGGCAAATGGATGGATGCCAATGGCGAAGCTATTTACAATACCCGTTCAACAGCTATTTTCCAGGACGGTAATGTATTTTTTACCCGATCAAAAGACAGCAAAAAAATGTATGCCCTGATGCCGGTAGCCGATGGTGCTGCCACACCCTCGATAATAGAATGGAGTGGCAATATCCCGGCCAAAGGCAGTACGGTAACTTTGTTAGAGACCAGGCAGCGACTAAAATGGTCGCTGGTGAATGGAAAAGTGAAAGTTGTATTGCCTTCGAAATTAAAGACGGCAGCTGTAGCTATAGCTTTTACTACATCTTAA
- a CDS encoding c-type cytochrome, with product MAPIIEAKCATCHRPGESAPFPLLTYKDVAKRATFIKDVVQSKFMPPWKADPHYALYSNDRSLTKIEIETIVNWVDAKAPAGKQVKKGASGAYYPSAYPRKPDLVLKYGNPITVKGDNTERFVVYKIPFDLADAANVEGIEFFCTNKKLIHHANYSIHPVDDPSIDLYNTIDHLSLTDDDRTKYQAYLPYKRQIAYYSGWIPGASYEQYPKNMGWTMPKRGVILLTVHYSPLIKDDTTSLGVNLFFTKDPVLRKVKVISFGSGGIGEQEITPNFYIEKDSIQKFRLTLMNPREDMSILYVWPHMHYIGKEFLSYALTPLYDSIKLVHIPRWDFRWQEIYRFKKLVKIPKGSKLIIEGTYDNTASNPFNPYSPPRPISSTGDMRSTDEMMTLIMVYMTYNEGDENLDIN from the coding sequence GTGGCCCCAATCATTGAGGCGAAATGTGCTACCTGCCATCGACCGGGCGAATCAGCCCCCTTCCCTTTGTTAACCTATAAGGACGTGGCCAAAAGAGCAACTTTTATTAAGGATGTTGTGCAAAGCAAATTTATGCCCCCCTGGAAAGCAGATCCGCATTATGCATTATATAGCAACGATCGCTCGCTAACAAAAATTGAAATTGAAACAATAGTAAATTGGGTGGATGCAAAAGCGCCGGCTGGCAAACAGGTAAAAAAGGGTGCATCAGGAGCTTACTACCCGTCGGCCTATCCCCGAAAGCCTGACCTGGTTCTAAAGTATGGGAATCCAATAACTGTCAAGGGAGATAATACGGAACGCTTTGTTGTCTACAAAATCCCATTCGACCTTGCCGACGCTGCAAATGTGGAGGGAATTGAATTCTTTTGCACTAATAAAAAATTGATTCATCATGCCAACTACAGTATACATCCGGTCGATGATCCTTCGATCGACTTATACAATACGATTGACCACTTGTCACTCACTGATGATGACAGGACAAAATACCAGGCTTACCTGCCATATAAAAGACAAATAGCATATTATTCAGGTTGGATACCGGGCGCATCGTATGAGCAATATCCTAAAAATATGGGTTGGACCATGCCCAAAAGAGGTGTTATTTTACTTACGGTTCATTATTCTCCTTTAATTAAAGATGATACCACTTCGCTGGGCGTGAACCTGTTTTTTACTAAAGACCCTGTACTAAGAAAGGTTAAGGTGATCAGTTTTGGTTCGGGGGGAATTGGAGAACAGGAAATTACGCCTAACTTTTACATAGAAAAAGACAGCATCCAAAAATTCAGATTAACACTTATGAATCCCCGGGAAGACATGTCTATCCTATATGTGTGGCCGCATATGCACTATATAGGCAAAGAGTTTTTATCGTATGCCTTAACACCGTTATATGACTCGATTAAACTGGTGCATATACCGCGTTGGGATTTCAGGTGGCAGGAGATTTACCGGTTTAAAAAACTGGTTAAAATACCAAAAGGATCAAAGCTGATTATCGAAGGCACTTATGACAATACGGCTAGTAACCCTTTCAATCCTTACAGTCCTCCCCGTCCGATCAGTTCTACCGGAGACATGCGTTCTACCGATGAAATGATGACATTAATTATGGTTTATATGACTTATAATGAGGGGGATGAAAATCTTGATATCAATTAA